From one Variovorax sp. PBL-H6 genomic stretch:
- a CDS encoding ABC transporter ATP-binding protein produces MSAAAAKAMLSVRNLGAGYSRGNQVLKGLSMELQAGRTLALMGRNGMGKTTLVRAIMGLVDVSAGDIEFSGRAIVGQPTHRISQAGIAYVPQGREIFPGFSVQENMRLGALSHAQREPDWERLYGYFPVLRERCNQPAQTLSGGQQQMLAIARALAARPSLLLLDEPSEGIQPSIVHEIALTLSRINREEQLTILLIEQNLEMVQWLADDVLFIENGREGERFTIEQLRGDPAIFERNMGL; encoded by the coding sequence ATGAGCGCGGCGGCAGCGAAGGCCATGCTCTCGGTGCGCAACCTGGGCGCTGGCTATTCGCGCGGCAACCAGGTGCTCAAGGGCCTGTCGATGGAACTGCAGGCGGGGCGCACGCTCGCGCTCATGGGCCGCAACGGCATGGGGAAGACCACGCTTGTGCGCGCCATCATGGGACTGGTGGACGTGTCGGCCGGAGACATCGAGTTCAGCGGTCGCGCGATCGTCGGGCAGCCGACACACCGCATCAGCCAGGCCGGGATTGCCTACGTTCCCCAAGGGAGGGAGATCTTCCCCGGCTTCTCGGTTCAGGAGAACATGCGGCTCGGGGCCTTGTCGCATGCGCAGCGCGAACCCGACTGGGAGCGGCTCTACGGCTACTTCCCAGTGTTGCGGGAACGTTGCAACCAGCCGGCGCAGACGCTCTCCGGCGGCCAGCAGCAGATGCTCGCGATCGCGCGCGCGCTCGCCGCGCGCCCCTCGCTGCTGCTTCTGGATGAACCATCCGAAGGTATCCAGCCGTCGATCGTCCACGAGATCGCTCTCACGCTCTCGCGCATCAATCGCGAAGAACAGCTGACCATTCTCCTGATCGAGCAGAACCTCGAGATGGTCCAGTGGCTCGCCGACGACGTGCTGTTCATCGAGAACGGACGCGAGGGCGAACGCTTCACCATCGAGCAGCTGCGGGGCGACCCTGCGATCTTCGAACGCAACATGGGCCTGTGA
- a CDS encoding branched-chain amino acid ABC transporter permease, with amino-acid sequence MTAQLLPILLDSVNYMAVLLLVSIGLVLIFGLMQVINLAHGEFFLIGAYGLWWSQNAGLPFAAGVLVGAMLAGLVGLLAEVTVISRMYQRPLDTILATWGLSIAIKQAIVIAFGPQSQQIAAPLTSAVSVFGVSYSSYRLLVIAVAVVVALLVFTLLYRTRLGLAARAAMVNRAMARSIGIDARRIDRAAFSLGTALAGLAGAVMAPLMSVDPQMGFGFVLPAFLSILVGGVGSPLGALWGTGLLGGSQTVMASFWSPVIAQIAVFTIAIAIIRLYPSGITGLRR; translated from the coding sequence ATGACTGCTCAACTCCTGCCGATCCTGCTGGATTCGGTCAACTACATGGCGGTCCTGCTGCTCGTGAGCATCGGGCTGGTCCTGATCTTCGGTCTGATGCAGGTCATCAACCTGGCGCACGGGGAGTTTTTCCTGATTGGCGCCTACGGGCTGTGGTGGTCGCAGAACGCCGGTCTGCCTTTTGCAGCAGGCGTGCTGGTCGGGGCCATGCTGGCCGGTCTGGTCGGCCTGTTGGCCGAAGTCACCGTGATCTCGCGCATGTACCAGCGCCCGCTCGACACCATCCTGGCCACGTGGGGGCTGTCGATCGCGATCAAGCAGGCCATCGTGATCGCGTTCGGGCCGCAGTCGCAGCAAATTGCCGCGCCCCTGACCTCGGCGGTATCGGTCTTCGGCGTCAGCTACTCGTCGTACCGTCTGCTCGTGATCGCAGTCGCCGTCGTGGTCGCGCTGCTGGTGTTCACGCTGCTCTACCGCACCCGCCTCGGGCTCGCCGCCCGGGCCGCAATGGTGAATCGCGCCATGGCGCGTTCGATCGGCATCGACGCACGCAGGATCGACCGCGCCGCGTTCTCCCTCGGGACTGCGCTGGCGGGACTGGCAGGTGCCGTGATGGCGCCGCTGATGAGCGTCGATCCGCAGATGGGTTTCGGCTTCGTCCTGCCGGCCTTCCTTTCGATCCTGGTTGGCGGCGTGGGCTCGCCGCTCGGCGCGCTTTGGGGGACCGGACTGCTCGGCGGCTCGCAGACGGTCATGGCTTCGTTCTGGAGCCCGGTCATTGCACAGATCGCCGTCTTCACCATCGCGATCGCGATCATCCGTCTCTACCCGAGCGGCATCACGGGGCTGCGCCGATGA
- a CDS encoding branched-chain amino acid ABC transporter permease gives MTRAGVLLALIWLLMISAPLWPGVDLNRLTQLLCYGLFAVSLAFAWNQAGLLCFGHALFFGVGAYLAASVSKGMLPGLPSSPWLGLLLATAGGAAAAGLLGLSLFIGRVVKGAFFGIVTLCAGVIAERVATNWNAIGGFNGLLDIPPPSLWDGLDMLDPQRGYWIVLTIVALMTALLGWLAASPWGTVLRSIGADETRAATFGYPVARHKVSAFALAGAVAGLAGGLFAGQFGFVAPSTLGFGLSTEVLIWVAIGGRQSLTAALLGAIWLKYLESFLSDTLGEYWLLVLGLVLVAVVMYLPRGLLGGLLSDALPRRLRMIK, from the coding sequence ATGACCCGTGCCGGAGTCCTTCTGGCGCTGATCTGGCTGCTGATGATTTCAGCGCCGCTGTGGCCGGGCGTCGATCTGAACCGCCTCACGCAGCTGCTCTGCTATGGGCTCTTCGCCGTCAGTCTCGCCTTCGCCTGGAACCAGGCCGGGCTGCTGTGCTTCGGGCACGCGCTCTTCTTCGGTGTCGGAGCCTATCTTGCCGCGTCGGTGAGCAAGGGAATGCTGCCGGGGCTGCCGTCCTCGCCATGGCTCGGCTTGCTGCTGGCGACGGCCGGTGGTGCGGCGGCCGCCGGGCTGCTGGGCCTGTCTCTTTTCATCGGGCGGGTGGTCAAGGGCGCGTTCTTCGGAATCGTGACCCTGTGCGCAGGGGTGATCGCAGAGCGGGTGGCCACCAATTGGAATGCGATCGGCGGCTTCAACGGCCTGCTCGATATTCCGCCGCCATCGCTGTGGGATGGGCTGGACATGCTCGACCCCCAGCGCGGCTACTGGATCGTGCTGACCATCGTCGCCCTGATGACGGCGCTTCTGGGCTGGCTGGCCGCTTCGCCGTGGGGCACGGTGCTGCGCAGCATCGGTGCCGACGAGACGCGCGCTGCCACCTTCGGCTATCCGGTCGCGCGTCACAAGGTCAGCGCGTTTGCGCTCGCTGGCGCCGTGGCGGGACTTGCCGGCGGCCTGTTTGCGGGGCAGTTCGGATTCGTGGCGCCTTCGACGCTCGGCTTCGGCCTGTCCACGGAGGTGCTGATCTGGGTGGCCATCGGAGGGCGCCAGTCGCTGACGGCCGCCTTGCTGGGAGCCATCTGGCTCAAGTACCTCGAGAGCTTCCTTTCGGACACGCTTGGCGAGTACTGGCTCCTGGTCCTCGGACTGGTGCTGGTGGCAGTGGTCATGTACCTGCCTCGCGGGCTGCTGGGCGGCCTGCTGTCGGACGCGCTGCCAAGGCGGCTTCGCATGATCAAGTGA
- a CDS encoding cysteine hydrolase family protein, giving the protein MPDDVFSSVRHEQSITLAPRRTALLVVDMLNEFCKPGGLMVLPGYERLVPPQRSLIAAARAQGVPIFWVIQCHDPRLRRDRELLKRGTHCLVGSWGAEVIDDLDARPEDFRVFKHRYSAFFRTDLDLMLKDMQCDQLVVTGVVTNICVRSTVHDAFFEGYEVVVPQDCCAATSEREQNSSLYDIATHFGVVSRSDLVIDSLAQGKALTNLEGIA; this is encoded by the coding sequence ATGCCCGATGACGTGTTTTCAAGCGTGCGCCACGAACAGAGCATCACGCTTGCCCCTCGCCGCACCGCCTTGCTCGTGGTGGACATGCTCAACGAATTCTGCAAGCCCGGCGGCCTGATGGTTCTGCCGGGCTATGAGAGGCTGGTGCCACCACAGCGCTCGCTCATCGCCGCGGCACGCGCGCAAGGGGTGCCGATCTTCTGGGTGATCCAATGCCATGACCCGAGACTGCGACGAGACCGCGAACTGCTCAAGCGCGGCACGCACTGCCTGGTCGGCAGCTGGGGCGCAGAGGTGATCGACGACCTCGATGCAAGGCCGGAGGACTTCCGGGTCTTCAAGCACCGCTACTCGGCCTTCTTTCGCACCGACCTGGACCTGATGCTCAAGGACATGCAGTGCGATCAGCTCGTGGTCACCGGCGTGGTCACCAACATCTGCGTGCGCTCGACTGTGCACGATGCCTTCTTCGAGGGCTATGAAGTGGTGGTGCCGCAGGACTGCTGTGCGGCCACCAGCGAGCGCGAACAGAACAGCTCGCTCTACGACATTGCGACCCACTTCGGCGTGGTCTCGCGCAGCGACCTGGTCATCGATTCGCTGGCGCAAGGCAAGGCGCTGACCAACCTCGAAGGTATCGCATGA
- a CDS encoding SDR family NAD(P)-dependent oxidoreductase, whose amino-acid sequence MSGAARLAGKAAVITGGAAGIGAAIARRFVEEGAQVLIADIDDANGETLARGLGANACYRHCDVSQVGQLNSAFAECESRFGRLNVLINNAAMQSTHDFEQTTELEWERIVAINLKAVFFGTREAIAFMRRAGGGAIVNTSSTFALVGSPGYAAYHATKGGVDSVTRAAAVALIKDRIRVNSVCPGTTMTPGLVSSVRATAADYDAAMASYAALQPMRRFAEPAEIANAYVYLASDEASFVTGERLVVDGGYTVV is encoded by the coding sequence ATGAGCGGTGCTGCACGGCTTGCCGGCAAGGCCGCCGTCATCACCGGCGGCGCAGCGGGCATCGGAGCGGCGATTGCGCGCCGCTTCGTCGAGGAAGGCGCGCAGGTGCTCATCGCCGACATCGACGATGCAAACGGCGAAACACTGGCCCGCGGGCTTGGCGCCAATGCGTGCTATCGCCATTGCGATGTCAGCCAGGTGGGACAGCTGAATTCGGCATTTGCCGAATGCGAGAGCCGCTTCGGCCGGCTGAACGTATTGATCAACAACGCCGCGATGCAGTCGACCCATGACTTCGAGCAGACCACCGAGCTCGAGTGGGAACGGATCGTGGCGATCAACCTCAAGGCGGTCTTCTTCGGCACGCGCGAGGCGATCGCCTTCATGCGGCGAGCGGGGGGCGGCGCAATCGTGAACACGTCCTCCACCTTTGCCTTGGTCGGATCGCCCGGCTACGCGGCCTACCACGCCACGAAGGGTGGCGTCGACTCGGTGACGCGCGCTGCAGCCGTGGCGCTCATCAAGGATCGCATCCGCGTCAACTCGGTGTGCCCCGGCACGACGATGACCCCCGGGCTGGTGTCGAGCGTGCGAGCAACCGCCGCCGACTACGACGCAGCCATGGCGTCCTATGCGGCTCTTCAGCCGATGCGGCGCTTCGCCGAGCCGGCCGAGATCGCGAACGCCTACGTGTACCTTGCGTCCGACGAGGCGAGCTTCGTCACCGGCGAGCGCCTGGTCGTCGACGGCGGCTATACCGTGGTCTGA
- a CDS encoding MarR family winged helix-turn-helix transcriptional regulator, with amino-acid sequence MKKVPLDAKLQPSLHGLLQRAHREATSELRRLAGTEGVPVEFWRVLEVLADEQGRSMSALAAATGMQMPATSKLIDRMVDAALVQRSLDPADLRRVVLYISDFGLQKVDALRGDMERHRQRLAQTLGAARERELRGLLEDFIRAHRRETG; translated from the coding sequence ATGAAGAAGGTGCCGCTCGACGCCAAACTTCAACCCTCGCTTCATGGTCTGTTGCAGCGGGCGCATCGCGAGGCCACGAGCGAGCTGCGCCGCCTGGCTGGAACGGAGGGCGTCCCGGTGGAGTTCTGGCGCGTCCTCGAAGTGCTGGCCGACGAGCAAGGACGTTCGATGTCGGCCCTGGCCGCAGCCACGGGCATGCAGATGCCCGCGACCAGCAAGCTGATCGACCGGATGGTCGACGCTGCGCTGGTGCAGCGCTCGCTCGATCCGGCGGACTTGCGGCGCGTCGTCCTCTACATCTCCGACTTCGGCCTTCAGAAGGTCGATGCGCTGCGCGGCGACATGGAGCGCCATCGGCAGCGGCTTGCCCAAACGCTCGGGGCGGCCCGCGAGCGCGAGCTGCGCGGACTGCTGGAAGACTTCATCCGCGCGCACCGGCGAGAGACTGGATGA
- a CDS encoding substrate-binding domain-containing protein produces MGTRITTSEIFGRRVFAKRAARRGEGFNVGLLLPASGAMGLLGPSAYACAQLGCEMWNDAGGVQGEPVRLTVLDSGESSPDLHPELDRLLAMGELDALVALCNTDVCQRVSRIVDSRVPLMFTPQFEGGGLPSWVHAFGETPDRQLLPALDWMTQRYRTRRWYLLGSDYCWPRRAHAAAVGHLKSAGAQVVGESYVPLGERDFEPVLEHIGRSRADAVLLTLIGSDAVHMCRAFGAAGLSDRVLRLSICVEENALLGMGYANTAGMFASAGYFASVDSDANGAFKERYHARFGARAPALNSQAQSVYEGFVHLQRQTQTPRTGRALRDGSVLDSVRAARPRRSQAEPSRDNPIYLAEAQGMTMRVIQSLAGARG; encoded by the coding sequence ATGGGAACTCGAATCACAACCAGCGAAATCTTCGGTCGCCGCGTCTTCGCCAAGCGCGCGGCGCGACGGGGTGAAGGGTTCAATGTCGGGCTGCTGCTGCCCGCCTCGGGTGCCATGGGCCTGCTTGGCCCGTCGGCCTATGCGTGCGCCCAGTTGGGCTGCGAAATGTGGAACGACGCAGGCGGCGTGCAGGGAGAGCCGGTGCGGCTGACGGTGCTCGACTCGGGCGAGAGTTCGCCGGATCTGCATCCCGAACTCGACCGCCTGCTCGCCATGGGGGAACTGGATGCCCTGGTGGCCTTGTGCAACACAGACGTCTGCCAGCGCGTGAGCCGGATCGTCGACTCTCGCGTGCCGCTGATGTTTACGCCGCAGTTCGAGGGCGGCGGCCTGCCGTCGTGGGTGCACGCCTTCGGAGAGACCCCCGATCGGCAGTTGCTGCCCGCACTGGACTGGATGACTCAGCGCTATCGCACGCGGCGCTGGTACCTGCTGGGCAGCGACTATTGCTGGCCACGCCGCGCTCATGCGGCGGCGGTGGGTCATCTCAAGTCCGCGGGAGCACAGGTCGTCGGCGAAAGCTATGTTCCGCTGGGCGAACGCGACTTCGAGCCGGTGCTCGAACATATCGGCCGCAGCCGCGCGGACGCCGTGTTGCTGACCTTGATCGGCAGCGATGCAGTGCACATGTGCAGGGCCTTCGGGGCAGCGGGGCTGTCCGATCGCGTGCTTCGGCTTTCGATCTGCGTGGAAGAAAATGCGTTGCTCGGCATGGGGTATGCCAACACCGCCGGCATGTTCGCTTCGGCGGGCTACTTCGCCAGCGTGGATTCGGACGCCAACGGGGCTTTCAAGGAGCGCTACCACGCCCGCTTTGGTGCCCGTGCACCGGCGCTGAACTCGCAGGCGCAGTCGGTGTACGAGGGCTTCGTGCACCTGCAGCGCCAAACGCAAACGCCGAGGACGGGTCGTGCGCTTCGTGACGGTTCGGTGCTCGACAGCGTGCGCGCAGCTCGCCCGCGCCGCTCGCAGGCAGAGCCTTCGCGGGACAACCCGATCTATCTCGCCGAGGCGCAGGGCATGACGATGCGCGTCATCCAGTCTCTCGCCGGTGCGCGCGGATGA
- a CDS encoding electron transfer flavoprotein-ubiquinone oxidoreductase, with protein MTHDEILAQFGPREAMEYDVVVVGAGPGGLATAIHLKQLAASHGKDISVVVLEKGSEPGAHILSGAIMDPRALYELLPDWEEQGAPLNQPVTQDTFLMLSETGAYRTPNFLLPTNFHNEGNYIVSLGNVVRWLAQQAEALGVEIFPGFPAAEVLYTDDGKVRGVATGNLGLGKDGEPTENFQLGMELHAKYTIFAEGARGHLGRQLITRYKLDAGKDPQSYGIGIKELWEIDPARHEPGLAVHTAGWPLPSDTYGGSFVYHAENNQLIVGFVVGLDYQNPHMSPFEEFQRFKTHPNIRWYFEGQDKGLKAPKRLSYGARAITAGGLLSLPKTVFPGGALVGDDAGYLNASRIKGSHAAIKTGMLAAEAAYDAVMAGRQHDELTAYPASFERSWLHRELNKARNFKQWFKKGLTVGTLMTGIEQYVLRGHVPWTVHRHQADHERLKKAAQCKKIVYPKPDGQLTFDRLSSVFVSNTNHEENQPPHLTLKNAAVPTEINLPEYAGPEARYCPAGVYEFVDGENGKPRLQINAQNCVHCKTCDIKDPTQNIVWVTPEGGGGPNYVGM; from the coding sequence ATGACGCACGACGAAATCCTCGCCCAGTTCGGCCCCCGTGAAGCCATGGAATACGACGTGGTCGTGGTGGGCGCCGGCCCGGGTGGGCTGGCGACCGCCATCCACCTCAAGCAACTGGCGGCCTCGCACGGCAAGGACATCTCGGTGGTGGTGCTCGAGAAGGGTTCGGAGCCCGGTGCCCACATCCTGTCCGGCGCGATCATGGACCCGCGCGCACTCTACGAGCTGCTGCCTGACTGGGAAGAGCAAGGCGCCCCGCTCAACCAGCCGGTGACGCAGGACACCTTCCTGATGCTCAGCGAGACCGGGGCCTACCGCACGCCCAACTTCCTGCTCCCCACGAACTTCCACAACGAGGGCAACTACATCGTCAGCCTGGGCAACGTCGTGCGCTGGCTCGCGCAGCAGGCCGAGGCACTGGGCGTCGAGATCTTCCCGGGCTTCCCCGCGGCCGAAGTGCTCTACACGGATGACGGCAAGGTGCGCGGCGTTGCCACCGGCAACCTGGGGCTGGGCAAGGACGGCGAGCCGACCGAGAACTTCCAGCTCGGCATGGAGCTGCATGCCAAGTACACGATCTTTGCCGAAGGGGCGCGCGGCCACCTGGGCCGCCAGCTGATCACCAGGTACAAGCTCGACGCCGGCAAGGACCCGCAGAGCTACGGCATCGGCATCAAGGAGCTGTGGGAAATCGACCCGGCCCGTCACGAGCCCGGCCTCGCCGTGCACACCGCGGGCTGGCCGCTGCCGTCCGACACCTATGGCGGCTCCTTCGTGTATCACGCCGAGAACAACCAGCTGATCGTCGGCTTCGTGGTGGGGCTCGACTACCAGAACCCGCACATGAGCCCGTTCGAGGAGTTCCAGCGTTTCAAGACACATCCGAACATCCGCTGGTATTTCGAGGGCCAGGACAAGGGCCTGAAGGCGCCGAAGCGCCTGAGCTACGGTGCCCGCGCCATTACCGCGGGCGGCCTGCTTTCGCTGCCCAAGACAGTGTTCCCGGGCGGCGCTCTGGTGGGCGACGATGCCGGCTACCTGAATGCAAGTCGCATCAAGGGCAGCCATGCCGCCATCAAGACCGGCATGCTCGCGGCCGAGGCTGCCTACGACGCGGTCATGGCCGGTCGCCAGCACGACGAGCTCACGGCGTATCCCGCTTCATTCGAGAGGAGCTGGCTGCACCGGGAGCTCAACAAGGCGCGCAACTTCAAGCAGTGGTTCAAGAAGGGCCTGACGGTGGGCACGCTGATGACCGGCATCGAGCAATACGTGCTGCGCGGCCATGTCCCCTGGACCGTACACCGCCACCAGGCCGACCACGAGCGCCTGAAGAAGGCCGCGCAGTGCAAGAAGATCGTCTATCCGAAGCCGGACGGCCAACTCACCTTCGACCGGCTCTCCTCGGTGTTCGTCAGCAACACCAACCACGAAGAGAACCAGCCGCCGCACCTGACGCTGAAGAACGCCGCGGTGCCCACCGAGATCAACCTGCCCGAGTACGCCGGCCCCGAGGCCCGCTATTGCCCGGCCGGCGTCTACGAGTTCGTCGACGGCGAGAACGGCAAGCCGCGCCTGCAGATCAACGCGCAGAACTGCGTGCACTGCAAGACCTGCGATATCAAGGACCCGACCCAGAACATCGTGTGGGTCACGCCGGAAGGCGGCGGCGGGCCGAACTACGTCGGGATGTAG
- a CDS encoding SDR family oxidoreductase: MAYSIDLSGRVAFVTGASSGLGAQFAKALARAGAAVVLASRHTDRLKELRARIEGEGGDAHVVELDATDMGSIKAAVARAETEVGPIDILVNNSGVSTTQRLDEVKPEDYDFIFDANVKGAFFIAQEVGKRMLARARGAAPGTYIGGRIVNIASVGALKVIPKIGVYCMSKAAVVQMTKAMALEWGRFGINVNALCPGYITTDNNEDHWASDDGQKLVGGLPRKRLGKPEDLDGLIVLLASGQSHFVNGAVIAADDGYAL, translated from the coding sequence ATGGCTTACAGCATCGATCTTTCGGGCCGCGTGGCCTTCGTCACCGGCGCATCGAGCGGGCTCGGCGCGCAGTTCGCCAAGGCGCTGGCCCGCGCCGGCGCCGCCGTGGTGCTGGCCAGCCGCCATACCGACCGCCTGAAGGAGCTGCGAGCGCGCATCGAAGGCGAGGGCGGCGACGCCCACGTGGTGGAACTCGATGCAACCGACATGGGCAGCATCAAGGCCGCGGTGGCACGCGCCGAGACCGAAGTCGGGCCCATCGACATCCTGGTCAACAACTCGGGCGTGAGCACCACGCAGCGGCTGGATGAGGTGAAGCCCGAGGACTACGACTTCATCTTCGATGCCAACGTCAAGGGTGCCTTCTTCATCGCGCAGGAGGTCGGCAAGCGCATGCTGGCGCGAGCCCGCGGCGCGGCGCCGGGCACCTACATCGGCGGGCGCATCGTCAACATCGCCTCGGTGGGCGCGCTGAAGGTCATCCCCAAGATCGGCGTCTACTGCATGAGCAAGGCCGCCGTGGTGCAGATGACCAAGGCGATGGCGCTCGAATGGGGACGCTTCGGCATCAATGTCAACGCGCTGTGTCCCGGCTACATCACGACCGACAACAACGAGGACCACTGGGCCTCCGACGACGGCCAGAAGCTGGTCGGCGGCCTGCCGCGCAAGCGCCTGGGCAAGCCCGAAGACCTCGATGGGCTGATCGTGCTGCTGGCCAGCGGCCAGAGCCACTTCGTCAATGGGGCGGTGATCGCGGCCGACGACGGATACGCGCTCTGA
- a CDS encoding DMT family transporter, translating into MVGHFGMVDITAARFVVFGAVAGAAVWWRPAGHRWPDARQASAVLALSGLGFTGYYLLLAFSIMHAGTEVPSLIIGTIPVWMMLLGRPAGLRMRALLPGLALTAAGIGLMVGAAWPEGGIANTGRAHFGWGLALAVLAMASWTAFGLLNAAWLRRHPEVHAADWTNWLGLATGLGAFLLWLAAGSDTATLRAQPDGGLFVLLALAGGLGSSWLATVLWSIASQRLSASLCGQLIVSETLFALLYSFLWDGRWPHASELAAALLFVLGILASIKAHR; encoded by the coding sequence ATGGTGGGTCACTTCGGCATGGTCGACATCACCGCAGCGCGCTTCGTCGTGTTCGGCGCGGTGGCGGGCGCGGCCGTCTGGTGGCGGCCGGCCGGACACCGCTGGCCGGATGCGCGCCAGGCTTCCGCCGTGCTGGCGTTGAGCGGGCTGGGCTTCACCGGCTACTACCTGCTGCTGGCTTTCTCGATCATGCACGCGGGAACGGAGGTGCCCAGCCTGATCATCGGCACCATCCCGGTCTGGATGATGCTGCTGGGCCGGCCCGCGGGACTGCGCATGCGGGCCCTGTTGCCCGGGCTGGCACTTACCGCCGCCGGCATCGGGCTGATGGTGGGCGCCGCCTGGCCGGAGGGCGGCATCGCCAACACCGGGCGTGCGCATTTCGGCTGGGGCCTGGCGCTTGCCGTGCTGGCGATGGCGAGCTGGACTGCCTTCGGCTTGCTCAATGCCGCCTGGCTACGGCGCCATCCGGAGGTGCATGCGGCGGACTGGACCAACTGGCTCGGACTCGCCACCGGCCTGGGCGCTTTCCTGCTGTGGCTGGCCGCGGGCTCCGACACGGCGACCTTGCGCGCGCAGCCGGACGGCGGCCTGTTTGTGCTGCTGGCGCTGGCCGGCGGGTTGGGTTCTTCATGGCTGGCGACTGTGCTCTGGAGCATCGCCAGCCAGCGGCTCTCGGCCAGTCTCTGCGGCCAGTTGATCGTGAGCGAGACGCTGTTCGCCTTGCTTTATTCTTTTCTGTGGGACGGCCGCTGGCCACATGCGAGCGAGCTCGCCGCGGCGCTGCTGTTCGTCCTCGGCATCCTGGCATCCATCAAGGCACACCGATGA
- a CDS encoding acyl-CoA thioesterase, which translates to MRIEIPEVKKLVYEMTIPIRWGDMDAMGHLNNATYFRYLETARIDWIHSLGAEPSPEGQGVVIVNAFCNFYKQLEYPGDVLVKMYVSDPGRTTFESWATMARADAPDVVCAAGGATTIWVDFPKQKALPLPDWLRAIVS; encoded by the coding sequence ATGAGAATCGAAATCCCCGAAGTCAAGAAGCTGGTCTACGAAATGACGATCCCCATCCGTTGGGGCGACATGGACGCGATGGGCCACCTCAACAACGCGACCTACTTTCGCTACCTGGAGACGGCGCGTATCGACTGGATTCACTCGCTGGGCGCCGAGCCCTCGCCGGAGGGGCAGGGCGTGGTCATCGTCAATGCCTTCTGCAACTTCTACAAGCAGCTCGAGTACCCGGGCGACGTGCTCGTCAAGATGTATGTGAGCGACCCCGGCCGCACCACCTTCGAGAGCTGGGCCACCATGGCCCGCGCCGATGCGCCCGACGTCGTTTGCGCGGCAGGCGGGGCGACCACGATCTGGGTGGATTTTCCGAAGCAGAAGGCACTGCCGCTGCCCGACTGGCTGCGGGCGATCGTGAGCTGA